The following proteins are encoded in a genomic region of bacterium:
- a CDS encoding MotA/TolQ/ExbB proton channel family protein — MMKKAVWFGLVMAVFCVLGSAQWVKAEAAAAGAGAGAAVAAAPAGGLVVEDGAAAAPKRGEGGFLEIITRAGWFGMVIWAALIICSIISVALIVDSFVNIKDVKIMPPDLIANVRSSMEQGDLLKAIGHCDSSPGALANILKAGFAQVEEGYEVVQDAVGVAADLESEKLLSRVTYLSVISNTTPMLGLIGTVQGMIMAFYTMGTMEAGAAQQSMLAVNISHGLWATAIGLGTAVPATVFFYYFKNRAMNSILRMEALTLDLIKALRNVEVVSE; from the coding sequence ATGATGAAAAAGGCAGTATGGTTCGGGCTGGTAATGGCGGTGTTCTGTGTTCTGGGTTCGGCACAGTGGGTGAAGGCCGAAGCGGCAGCAGCCGGGGCAGGTGCGGGTGCGGCTGTGGCAGCGGCGCCGGCCGGTGGCCTGGTCGTTGAGGACGGGGCGGCCGCCGCACCGAAGCGTGGCGAGGGCGGTTTCCTGGAGATCATCACGCGTGCCGGCTGGTTCGGTATGGTCATCTGGGCGGCGTTGATCATCTGCTCTATCATCAGTGTGGCCCTGATTGTCGACTCGTTTGTCAACATCAAGGATGTCAAGATCATGCCTCCCGATTTGATTGCCAACGTCCGCTCCTCCATGGAGCAGGGCGACCTGTTGAAGGCCATCGGGCATTGCGACAGTTCGCCCGGCGCGCTGGCGAACATTCTCAAGGCGGGGTTTGCCCAGGTTGAGGAAGGGTACGAAGTGGTGCAGGACGCCGTCGGTGTGGCCGCGGATCTGGAGAGCGAGAAACTGCTCAGCCGCGTCACCTACCTGAGCGTGATCTCGAACACCACCCCCATGCTGGGACTGATCGGTACCGTGCAAGGTATGATCATGGCCTTCTATACCATGGGAACCATGGAGGCCGGTGCCGCGCAGCAGTCCATGCTGGCCGTTAACATTTCACACGGGTTGTGGGCCACCGCCATCGGGCTGGGTACCGCCGTGCCGGCGACCGTTTTCTTCTACTACTTCAAGAACCGCGCCATGAACAGCATTCTGCGGATGGAAGCCCTGACGCTGGATCTGATCAAGGCCCTGCGTAACGTCGAAGTCGTCTCGGAGTAA
- a CDS encoding biopolymer transporter ExbD: MRAKKEEEYLSGNLTAMIDVVFQLIIFFVCTSNLQESATDDRIKLASAPNGVVEKKKDPRAVKVYVSEKGALSIGRTPITARELTMILNKARADARGGDVPVLIMADMRAKHGSVKKAMDACTEAKIWKIKFTALKERAEKA, from the coding sequence ATGCGCGCGAAAAAAGAAGAAGAATATTTAAGTGGCAACCTGACGGCCATGATCGACGTGGTCTTCCAGTTGATCATTTTCTTCGTATGCACCTCCAATTTGCAGGAAAGTGCCACGGACGACCGGATTAAACTGGCTTCAGCGCCCAACGGCGTGGTTGAAAAGAAGAAGGATCCCCGTGCCGTCAAGGTGTATGTGAGTGAAAAAGGGGCCCTGTCCATTGGACGGACGCCGATTACCGCCCGTGAATTGACCATGATCCTGAACAAGGCCCGGGCCGATGCGCGGGGCGGCGACGTCCCGGTGCTGATTATGGCGGATATGCGGGCCAAACATGGCTCCGTGAAGAAGGCCATGGATGCCTGTACCGAAGCCAAGATCTGGAAAATCAAGTTCACCGCACTCAAGGAACGAGCC